The Punica granatum isolate Tunisia-2019 chromosome 4, ASM765513v2, whole genome shotgun sequence genome has a window encoding:
- the LOC116203566 gene encoding uncharacterized protein LOC116203566 isoform X1, producing MAKERFDIPALEKRYIDYCRRHGVPPNSAVISGLFKADAKRAHNGTCNLEIVLDQFKDIDFLPLLNVLMDVDESLIESVDIRNESSCMLSGEYALSLMRAVNKKLRNVDIDDFSFGRIFLRDLSHRGLGCEVLNLRSSPFRKLNMMGQFERLHTLNLDYSSSLTSFREDCFSCMPNLRFLSMCETRVSNLFTTVAALSKIPSLTVLRFQKWLFSDDAESFVRKRDDRSHSHLSLPNLDGYSEASPIDIEQEMDENSSTSEFLRNLFSLDNLVIDQEMQSANEESDDSELDFSSLRQDNGLREPLSDVFSWRSGRAHMQYEVNFGTSQCPNEEDLPGFSSPTSQSNSASKYISCYASPICFEKHYRAFMIASLPNLKVLDNLPIRKIDKEWAARIFAQHFEYLPYRRKAKESIVSILWNREIKSSHSRVTNHNNKTMCSSGSSQHHYMRSLCAAKVGSSCWPSLQPLSCTDCSLGLENLSFRPRQFEYHPSNPSLMVFGTLDGVVVVVNHESGKIVSQIPSLGEMSSVLGLSWLKKHPYKLIAGSDNGSLRLYDIQSIPPVATRTHLRATPSPITFDDFEQLTSVHVNSTDELFVASGYSRNVALYDIGSGRRLEVFTDMHQEHINVVKFSNHSPSIFATSSFDRDVKLWDLRQKPIRPCYTASSSKGNVMVCFSPDDHYLLTSAVDNEVKQLLAADGRIHLDFGIAPTGSSQNYTRSYYLNGRDYIVSGSCDQHVVRVCCAQTGRRLMDVSLEGRGLGTSMFVQSLRGDPFREFNMSILAAYMRPNSRSEIFKVNLLASSGHASEYACRQSVPPSNSMGG from the exons ATGGCTAAAGAAAGATTCGACATCCCAGCTCTAGAAAAAAG GTACATTGATTACTGCAGAAGGCATGGTGTCCCACCTAATAGTGCGGTTATTTCTGGTTTATTCAAG GCTGATGCTAAGAGAGCTCACAATGGGACATGCAATCTTGAGATAGTATTGGATCAATTCAAGGATATTGATTTCCTGCCGCTTCTCAATGTATTGATGGATGTGGATGAGTCACTTATCGAGTCCGTCGACATACGTAATGAATCATCTTGCATGTTGAGTGGAGAGTATGCCTTGTCTCTGATGCGTGCAGTAAATAAAAAGCTTCGGAATGTTGATATCGATGATTTCTCTTTTGGGAGGATCTTTCTACG GGATCTTTCTCATAGAGGCTTGGGATGTGAAGTTTTGAACTTGAGGTCTTCCCCATTTCGAAAGCTCAATATGATGGGTCAGTTCGAGCGGTTGCATACGCTGAACTTGGACTACAGCAGTTCGCTCACTAGCTTCAGGGAAGATTGTTTTTCTTGCATGCCTAACTTGAGATTCCTCTCAATGTGTGAGACAAGAGTTTCAAATCTCTTTACAACGGTAGCCGCTCTTTCTAAAATCCCTTCTCTGACAGTACTGAGGTTTCAAAAATGGCTGTTTTCTGATGATGCTGAGTCCTTTGTCCGCAAAAGGGATGATAGATCTCATTCTCATCTCAGCCTACCGAATCTCGATGGTTACTCTGAGGCATCACCCATCGACATTGAGCAGGAAATGGATGAGAACTCGAGCACGTCAGAATTTTTGAGGAACTTATTTTCGCTTGATAATCTCGTCATCGACCAAGAAATGCAAAGCGCAAATGAGGAATCTGATGACAGTGAACTTGATTTTTCTAGTCTAAGGCAAGACAATGGTCTCCGGGAACCGCTCTCTGATGTTTTTTCCTGGAGGAGCGGAAGAGCCCACATGCAATATGAG GTTAACTTTGGAACATCGCAGTGTCCGAATGAAGAAGACTTACCAGGTTTTTCAAGCCCGACTTCTCAATCGAATAGCGCATCAAAGTACATCTCCTGCTATGCTTCACCGATATGTTTCGAGAAGCATTATCGAGCATTTATGATAGCTTCATTACCCAACCTGAAAGTTTTAGACAACTTGCCCATCAGAAAGATCGATAAGGAATGGGCTGCCAGGATTTTCGCGCAGCACTTTGAGTACCTTCCCTATAGAAGAAAAGCTAAAGAGAGCATTGTCAGCATCTTATGGAACCGTGAAATTAAATCAAGTCATAGTCGAGTAACCAATCACAACAACAAGACAATGTGTTCATCAGGAAGCTCTCAACATCACTATATGAGGTCTCTCTGTGCTGCTAAGGTGGGGTCATCTTGTTGGCCTTCTCTGCAGCCACTGTCGTGTACAGACTGTTCTCTAGGGCTTGAAAATTTGAGCTTCCGCCCGAGGCAATTCGAGTACCATCCGTCAAACCCTAGCCTTATGGTGTTTGGTACCTTGGATGGAGTAGTCGTAGTTGTCAACCATGAGAGTGGAAAGATTGTTAGTCAAATTCCGTCTCTTGGAGAGATGAGTAGTGTGTTGGGACTCTCTTGGCTAAAGAAGCACCCCTATAAG CTCATAGCTGGTTCGGATAACGGTTCATTGAGGCTTTATGACATCCAGAGTATACCACCAGTAGCCACTAGGACCCATCTCAGGGCGACTCCTTCTCCCATTACCTTTGACGACTTTGAGCAGTTAACTTCTGTTCATGTGAACTCCACGGACGAACTATTTGTTGCTAGTGGGTACTCGAGAAATGTTGCCCTGTATGACATAGGCAGTGGGAGACGCCTCGAAGTCTTCACAGACATGCACCAGGAGCACATAAATGTGGTCAAGTTCTCAAATCATTCCCCTTCTATCTTTGCTACTTCTTCGTTTGATCGGGATGTGAAGCTTTGGGATCTGAGGCAGAAACCTATAAGGCCATGCTATACAGCTTCAAGCTCGAAAGGGAATGTTATGGTCTGCTTTTCTCCTGATGATCACTATCTTCTGACTTCAGCCGTGGACAATGAG GTCAAACAACTTCTTGCTGCCGATGGAAGGATCCATTTAGATTTTGGGATCGCTCCCACTGGAAGCTCTCAGAACTACACGCGTTCATACTACTTGAATGGCAGAGATTACATTGTAAGCGGAAGCTGTGATCAGCATGTGGTCCGTGTTTGTTGTGCTCAAACTGGAAGGCGTCTTATGGATGTTTCTTTGGAG GGAAGAGGCTTGGGGACTTCGATGTTCGTGCAATCATTAAGGGGTGATCCTTTCAGG GAGTTCAACATGAGCATTTTGGCCGCTTACATGCGTCCCAACTCGAGATCTGAGATTTTCAAG GTGAATTTGCTGGCGTCGAGCGGACATGCGAGTGAGTATGCCTGCAGGCAAAGCGTTCCCCCATCAAATAGCATGGGAGGTTGA
- the LOC116203566 gene encoding uncharacterized protein LOC116203566 isoform X2, whose amino-acid sequence MDVDESLIESVDIRNESSCMLSGEYALSLMRAVNKKLRNVDIDDFSFGRIFLRDLSHRGLGCEVLNLRSSPFRKLNMMGQFERLHTLNLDYSSSLTSFREDCFSCMPNLRFLSMCETRVSNLFTTVAALSKIPSLTVLRFQKWLFSDDAESFVRKRDDRSHSHLSLPNLDGYSEASPIDIEQEMDENSSTSEFLRNLFSLDNLVIDQEMQSANEESDDSELDFSSLRQDNGLREPLSDVFSWRSGRAHMQYEVNFGTSQCPNEEDLPGFSSPTSQSNSASKYISCYASPICFEKHYRAFMIASLPNLKVLDNLPIRKIDKEWAARIFAQHFEYLPYRRKAKESIVSILWNREIKSSHSRVTNHNNKTMCSSGSSQHHYMRSLCAAKVGSSCWPSLQPLSCTDCSLGLENLSFRPRQFEYHPSNPSLMVFGTLDGVVVVVNHESGKIVSQIPSLGEMSSVLGLSWLKKHPYKLIAGSDNGSLRLYDIQSIPPVATRTHLRATPSPITFDDFEQLTSVHVNSTDELFVASGYSRNVALYDIGSGRRLEVFTDMHQEHINVVKFSNHSPSIFATSSFDRDVKLWDLRQKPIRPCYTASSSKGNVMVCFSPDDHYLLTSAVDNEVKQLLAADGRIHLDFGIAPTGSSQNYTRSYYLNGRDYIVSGSCDQHVVRVCCAQTGRRLMDVSLEGRGLGTSMFVQSLRGDPFREFNMSILAAYMRPNSRSEIFKVNLLASSGHASEYACRQSVPPSNSMGG is encoded by the exons ATGGATGTGGATGAGTCACTTATCGAGTCCGTCGACATACGTAATGAATCATCTTGCATGTTGAGTGGAGAGTATGCCTTGTCTCTGATGCGTGCAGTAAATAAAAAGCTTCGGAATGTTGATATCGATGATTTCTCTTTTGGGAGGATCTTTCTACG GGATCTTTCTCATAGAGGCTTGGGATGTGAAGTTTTGAACTTGAGGTCTTCCCCATTTCGAAAGCTCAATATGATGGGTCAGTTCGAGCGGTTGCATACGCTGAACTTGGACTACAGCAGTTCGCTCACTAGCTTCAGGGAAGATTGTTTTTCTTGCATGCCTAACTTGAGATTCCTCTCAATGTGTGAGACAAGAGTTTCAAATCTCTTTACAACGGTAGCCGCTCTTTCTAAAATCCCTTCTCTGACAGTACTGAGGTTTCAAAAATGGCTGTTTTCTGATGATGCTGAGTCCTTTGTCCGCAAAAGGGATGATAGATCTCATTCTCATCTCAGCCTACCGAATCTCGATGGTTACTCTGAGGCATCACCCATCGACATTGAGCAGGAAATGGATGAGAACTCGAGCACGTCAGAATTTTTGAGGAACTTATTTTCGCTTGATAATCTCGTCATCGACCAAGAAATGCAAAGCGCAAATGAGGAATCTGATGACAGTGAACTTGATTTTTCTAGTCTAAGGCAAGACAATGGTCTCCGGGAACCGCTCTCTGATGTTTTTTCCTGGAGGAGCGGAAGAGCCCACATGCAATATGAG GTTAACTTTGGAACATCGCAGTGTCCGAATGAAGAAGACTTACCAGGTTTTTCAAGCCCGACTTCTCAATCGAATAGCGCATCAAAGTACATCTCCTGCTATGCTTCACCGATATGTTTCGAGAAGCATTATCGAGCATTTATGATAGCTTCATTACCCAACCTGAAAGTTTTAGACAACTTGCCCATCAGAAAGATCGATAAGGAATGGGCTGCCAGGATTTTCGCGCAGCACTTTGAGTACCTTCCCTATAGAAGAAAAGCTAAAGAGAGCATTGTCAGCATCTTATGGAACCGTGAAATTAAATCAAGTCATAGTCGAGTAACCAATCACAACAACAAGACAATGTGTTCATCAGGAAGCTCTCAACATCACTATATGAGGTCTCTCTGTGCTGCTAAGGTGGGGTCATCTTGTTGGCCTTCTCTGCAGCCACTGTCGTGTACAGACTGTTCTCTAGGGCTTGAAAATTTGAGCTTCCGCCCGAGGCAATTCGAGTACCATCCGTCAAACCCTAGCCTTATGGTGTTTGGTACCTTGGATGGAGTAGTCGTAGTTGTCAACCATGAGAGTGGAAAGATTGTTAGTCAAATTCCGTCTCTTGGAGAGATGAGTAGTGTGTTGGGACTCTCTTGGCTAAAGAAGCACCCCTATAAG CTCATAGCTGGTTCGGATAACGGTTCATTGAGGCTTTATGACATCCAGAGTATACCACCAGTAGCCACTAGGACCCATCTCAGGGCGACTCCTTCTCCCATTACCTTTGACGACTTTGAGCAGTTAACTTCTGTTCATGTGAACTCCACGGACGAACTATTTGTTGCTAGTGGGTACTCGAGAAATGTTGCCCTGTATGACATAGGCAGTGGGAGACGCCTCGAAGTCTTCACAGACATGCACCAGGAGCACATAAATGTGGTCAAGTTCTCAAATCATTCCCCTTCTATCTTTGCTACTTCTTCGTTTGATCGGGATGTGAAGCTTTGGGATCTGAGGCAGAAACCTATAAGGCCATGCTATACAGCTTCAAGCTCGAAAGGGAATGTTATGGTCTGCTTTTCTCCTGATGATCACTATCTTCTGACTTCAGCCGTGGACAATGAG GTCAAACAACTTCTTGCTGCCGATGGAAGGATCCATTTAGATTTTGGGATCGCTCCCACTGGAAGCTCTCAGAACTACACGCGTTCATACTACTTGAATGGCAGAGATTACATTGTAAGCGGAAGCTGTGATCAGCATGTGGTCCGTGTTTGTTGTGCTCAAACTGGAAGGCGTCTTATGGATGTTTCTTTGGAG GGAAGAGGCTTGGGGACTTCGATGTTCGTGCAATCATTAAGGGGTGATCCTTTCAGG GAGTTCAACATGAGCATTTTGGCCGCTTACATGCGTCCCAACTCGAGATCTGAGATTTTCAAG GTGAATTTGCTGGCGTCGAGCGGACATGCGAGTGAGTATGCCTGCAGGCAAAGCGTTCCCCCATCAAATAGCATGGGAGGTTGA
- the LOC116203569 gene encoding thioredoxin domain-containing protein 9 homolog produces the protein MEHPKIQEIVEQQVLTVAKAMEDKLDDEISALDRLDLDDLEALRERRLQQMKKMAEKRSRWISLGHGEYSEIPTEKEFFSVVKASDRVVCHFYRDNWPCKVMDKHLSILAKQHIETRFVKIHAEKSPFLAEKLKIVVLPTLALIKNAKVDDYVVGFDELGRTDEFSTEDLEERLAKAQVIFFEGESSFASKSRAQTRSVRQSSNADSSDSD, from the exons ATGGAGCATCCGAAAATCCAAGAG ATTGTGGAGCAGCAGGTTCTCACGGTGGCCAAGGCCATGGAGGACAAGCTGGACGATGAGATTTCCGCCCTAGATCGGCTCGACCTCGACGATCTGGAGGCGCTGAGGGAGAGGCGGCTGCAGCAGATGAAGAAGATGGCCGAGAAGCGGAGCCGCTGGATCTCCCTCGGCCATGGGGAGTACTCGGAAATCCCCACCGAGAAGGAGTTCTTCTCTGTAGTCAAGGCGAGCGATCGCGTCGTGTGTCACTTTTACCGCGATAACTGGCCCTGCAAG GTGATGGATAAGCACTTGAGCATACTGGCGAAGCAGCACATTGAGACACGCTTCGTGAAAATTCACGCTGAGAAAAGCCCTTTCTTGGCGGAGAAACTGAAGATTGTCGTTCTCCCAACCCTAGCCCTCATCAAGAATGCTAAAGTGGACGATTACGTG GTGGGATTCGATGAGCTTGGCAGGACGGATGAATTTAGCACGGAGGATTTGGAGGAGAGGTTGGCTAAAGCTCAAGTTATCTTCTTTGAGGGTGAATCATCATTTGCCTCAAAGTCTAGAGCGCAGACCAGGAGTGTTCGACAGAGCTCAAATGCAGACTCTTCTGACTCAGACTAA
- the LOC116203567 gene encoding putative pentatricopeptide repeat-containing protein At3g08820, which translates to MISATLRSSSLLKFKNRSSRHLLRHSLPFSSLSTLLQGPVSRPHLLQVHARVFRSSAHHDNLIATRLIGHYPPRLALRVFQQLDNPNIFPFNAIIRVSAEKGQSSDAISFFRALKRREIWPNDLTFSFVLKACFKLCSALCVQQIQTHILKAGFYGDPAVCNGLLSFYAKALRDLVSARKLFDEVPDRGLVFHWTSLIAGCARSGCDEDALQLFVELMVENLRPDDDTMINVLSACSAIEIAKIGKWVDVLLELTKRPDIGHAQRDPINTVLIFLFSKWGRIEESRQRFDEISDEGKRNVVPWNVMITAFVQNGSPMEALNLFRGMIGEPNRSPNHVTMVSVLSACAQVGDLDLGIMVHDCMKKGTLETNIILATALIDMYSKCGSLERAQEVFNRIAQKDAVSFNAMIMGLATNGSGEEALRLFHSMKQVGIKPNAGTFLAALCACTHGGLVDMGRQIFCYMTKPSISPIKPNLEHYSCYIDLLSRMGHIEEALEIVSSMPFEPNEIVWGALLSGCLLHGRAEEAQYVSRRLVEVDPANSAGYVMLANILAADQEWRSVSVLRGFMREKGVRKQPGNSWISIDGVVHEFLVGWKGHPQIEMIYQALRGLEKAMNFPS; encoded by the coding sequence ATGATTTCAGCTACGCTTCGTTCTTCGTCTCTTCTCAAGTTCAAGAACCGATCTTCACGTCACCTCCTCCGTCATTCTCTCCCCTTCAGCTCGCTCTCCACTCTCCTGCAAGGTCCCGTCTCCCGCCCCCACCTCCTCCAGGTCCATGCCCGAGTCTTCCGATCGAGCGCCCACCACGACAATCTCATAGCCACCCGCCTCATCGGCCACTACCCGCCCCGCCTGGCTCTCCGGGTCTTCCAACAGCTCGACAACCCCAACATCTTCCCCTTCAACGCCATCATCAGGGTCTCCGCCGAGAAGGGGCAGTCCTCCGATGCGATATCCTTCTTCAGGGCATTGAAAAGGCGGGAGATTTGGCCCAATGACTTGACCTTCTCTTTTGTCCTCAAGGCTTGCTTTAAGCTCTGCAGTGCTCTTTGTGTGCAGCAGATTCAGACTCATATTTTGAAAGCTGGCTTTTATGGGGACCCAGCCGTGTGTAACGGCCTCCTGTCTTTCTACGCTAAGGCTCTCCGAGACTTGGTGTCCGCTCGTAAACTGTTCGATGAAGTTCCTGACAGGGGCTTGGTTTTTCACTGGACTTCTCTGATTGCCGGATGCGCTCGGTCAGGCTGCGACGAAGACGCCTTGCAGCTTTTTGTCGAACTTATGGTGGAGAACTTGAGACCCGACGATGATACAATGATTAATGTCCTGTCCGCATGCTCAGCTATTGAGATCGCCAAGATAGGGAAATGGGTTGATGTCCTCTTGGAATTGACTAAACGCCCTGATATAGGTCATGCCCAACGGGATCCAATAAACACGGTTCTAATTTTCTTGTTCAGCAAGTGGGGAAGGATCGAGGAGAGCAGGCAGAGGTTCGATGAGATAAGCGATGAAGGGAAAAGGAATGTGGTTCCTTGGAATGTCATGATCACTGCATTTGTTCAAAATGGTTCTCCTATGGAGGCTCTGAACCTTTTCCGTGGGATGATAGGCGAACCCAATCGGAGCCCTAATCACGTCACAATGGTCAGTGTCCTCTCAGCCTGTGCTCAGGTCGGTGACTTGGACCTTGGCATAATGGTCCACGACTGTATGAAGAAAGGCACTCTTGAAACGAACATCATTCTTGCAACTGCACTCATAGACATGTACTCGAAATGTGGGAGCTTAGAGAGGGCCCAAGAAGTCTTCAACCGGATTGCCCAAAAAGATGCTGTCTCGTTCAATGCCATGATCATGGGTTTGGCGACAAATGGAAGCGGCGAGGAGGCATTGCGTCTATTCCACAGTATGAAACAAGTCGGTATAAAACCTAATGCTGGCACATTTCTTGCGGCTCTATGTGCTTGCACCCATGGAGGGCTTGTTGACATGGGACGTCAGATTTTTTGTTACATGACAAAACCAAGCATAAGCCCAATCAAGCCTAACTTGGAACACTATTCATGTTACATCGATCTGCTCTCACGGATGGGCCACATTGAGGAAGCCCTCGAAATTGTCTCCTCAATGCCCTTTGAACCGAATGAGATCGTATGGGGAGCTTTACTCTCAGGGTGCCTTCTCCATGGGAGAGCAGAGGAAGCTCAGTATGTGTCAAGGAGGCTTGTTGAGGTGGACCCTGCAAATTCTGCTGGGTATGTGATGCTAGCTAATATTTTGGCTGCTGATCAGGAATGGCGCAGCGTATCGGTTCTCAGGGGATTTATGCGGGAAAAGGGTGTTAGGAAGCAACCCGGGAATAGCTGGATTAGTATCGATGGAGTTGTGCATGAGTTTCTTGTTGGGTGGAAGGGGCACCCGCAGATTGAGATGATCTATCAAGCATTACGTGGATTAGAGAAGGCAATGAACTTTCCGAGTTGA
- the LOC116203568 gene encoding uncharacterized protein LOC116203568, which produces MATLASFLSSPLLLPTRHLYRKNHRHPHLLFHSSHFFSVSSPRICPAPRTIRSPIVRSSSAGAPFDELNWSEDSLPDISSKKSVLSALVQEIEPLDVSLIQKDVPLTTIDAMKRTISGMLGLLPSDQFQVYIEALWEPLSKLLISSMMTGYTLRNAEYRLCLEKNLDMHEENPEHPIAEGSELDVPEILLDSAKKIDFTGKNELPSKFEKIPEDTGGEIDIKGLGDIPHEAQQYILHLQSRLSSAKKELHEVKRKNAALQMQQFVGEEKNDLLDYLRSLQPEKVAELSEPTSPELKETIRSVVHGLLATLSPRMHSQPPPSSENTSVGKASAVNEDCAELVENTSLHFQPLISLTRDYLARLLFWCMLLGHYLRGLEYRLELVELLSLTAEAETDVPGSERVT; this is translated from the exons ATGGCAACCCTAGCCtccttcctctcctctcctcttctccttccgaCGCGCCATCTCTATCGGAAGAATCACCGTCACCCCCACCTACTTTTTCACAGCTCTCACTTCTTCTCGGTCTCTTCGCCTCGAATCTGCCCGGCGCCGAGGACGATCCGGAGCCCGATAGTCCGCTCCTCGTCTGCCGGCGCCCCCTTTGACGAGCTGAATTGGAGCGAAGACTCCCTCCCCGACATCTCTTCCAAG AAATCAGTCCTTTCAGCTTTGGTACAAGAGATAGAACCACTGGATGTGAGCCTTATTCAGAAAGATGTTCCACTGACAACAATAGATGCTATGAAACGAACTATTTCAGGCATGTTGGGCTTACTACCATCTGACCAGTTTCAAGTATATATTGAGGCTTTATGGGAGCCACTTTCAAAgttgttgatttcttcaatGATGACCGG ATATACTTTGAGAAATGCTGAATACAGGCTTTGCCTAGAGAAGAATCTCGATATGCATGAAGAAAACCCCGAGCACCCAATAGCGGAGGGTTCCGAACTTGATGTGCCAGAAATTTTACTTGATAGTGCAAAAAAGATCGACTTTACAGGGAAAAATGAGTTGCCAtccaaatttgaaaaaattccAGAAGACACAGGTGGGGAGATAGATATTAAAGGGCTTGGTGATATTCCCCATGAAGCTCAACAGTATATTCTTCATTTGCAGTCTCGATTATCATCTGCCAAAAAG GAACTTCATGAAGTCAAGAGGAAGAATGCTGCTCTCCAAATGCAACAATTTGTTGGGGAGGAAAAGAATGATTTGCTGGATTACTTGAGATCGCTCCAACCGGAGAAG GTAGCTGAGCTTTCAGAACCTACATCTCCTGAACTAAAAGAAACAATTCGCTCTGTTGTTCATGgtctccttgcaaccttgtctcCGAGGATGCACTCTCAGCCTCCCCCTTCATCGGAGAACACCTCAGTTGGAAAAGCAAGCGCTGTCAATGAAGATTGTGCTGAACTTGTGGAGAACACTTCGCTGCACTTCCAGCCACTTATCTCGTTAACCAGAGACTACCTGGCACGCCTACTCTTCTG GTGCATGTTGCTGGGGCACTATCTCAGAGGCCTCGAGTATCGATTGGAGCTCGTGGAACTTCTCTCATTGACAGCTGAAGCTGAAACTGATGTCCCTGGCAGTGAACGAGTCACTTGA
- the LOC116203570 gene encoding homeobox protein HAT3.1 isoform X3, with the protein MKKKYILRSSLGNNSKALRSRAGKKSKSLESDYQSGDTTAPEESKRIRRKKQRTRKVTADEYTRIKKNLSYMLNRIRYERSLIDAYSSEGWKGLSLEKLKPEKELQRATSEIIRRKLKIRDLFQRLDAMCAEGRLPEALFDEEGMISSEDIFCAKCGSKDLTLDNDIILCDGACQRGFHQFCLDPPLLKEDIPPGDQGWLCPGCDCKVDCLDLLNESQETNLSITDSWEKVFPEAVKAGNQDPTSGLSSDDSEDEDFDPDRLQTNRKVQGDESSSDESEYATASDNSEPQAKDNQYLGLPSDDSEDDDYDPDAPNPDKVKEENSSSDFTSDSEDLKAALLDDDPNGSNGVPESSSLKGRRGPKRKNSEGGGKKQAINELHSLLESEPGESGAATSVSAKRHVERLDYKKLHDETYGGTSSDTSDDEDWTDTSSPKKRKRNGEDEKQQKEEISVSINKTRSRRKSEDTSTPSATKPSAKNQSSSSRRLGEAVKKRLYEAFNLNHYPDRATKESLAAELGITCLQVDKWFGNARWCFNHPSGRKAKVPAKDDNKDTTHLPQAVMKSNEEILSNGTQKEGNPGVTASIPGSSEKEDEREKKLSEPREEFNNREGSTVGNKKYKASKAPMAVGQASGIQTRRSAS; encoded by the exons atgaagaaaaagtatatattaagATCCTCTCTTGGCAATAATAGCAAAGCTCTCCGGTCAAGGGCGGGTAAGAAATCGAAAAGTTTGGAATCAGACTACCAAAGTGGTGATACTACTGCCCCTGAAGAGTCAAAGCGTATccgaagaaagaaacaaagaacaagaaaagtGACAGCAGATGAATATACGAGGATTAAAAAGAATTTGAGTTATATGCTGAACCGGATTCGTTACGAGCGAAGCCTGATTGATGCCTACTCTAGTGAAGGCTGGAAAGGGCTGAG CTTAGAAAAGTTGAAGCCTGAGAAAGAGCTTCAGCGGGCCACATCTGAAATCATTCGAcggaaattaaaaataagggATCTGTTTCAGCGCCTAGACGCCATGTGTGCAGAAGGACGGCTTCCAGAAGCTTTATTTGATGAAGAAGGAATGATTTCTAGTGAGGAT ATATTCTGTGCAAAGTGTGGGTCCAAAGACTTAACTCTTGATAATGATATCATACTATGCGACGGTGCTTGTCAGCGAGGGTTCCATCAGTTCTGTCTGGATCCACCATTGCTTAAAGAAGACA TCCCTCCTGGTGATCAAGGTTGGCTCTGCCCTGGATGTGATTGCAAGGTTGATTGCCTGGACTTGCTCAATGAATCACAAGAAACAAATCTTTCTATTACAGACAGCTGGGAG AAGGTCTTTCCTGAGGCTGTCAAAGCAGGAAATCAGGATCCCACCTCTGGACTTTCTTCTGATGATTCCGAAGATGAGGATTTTGACCCTGACAGACTGCAGACAAATAGAAAGGTTCAGGGAGATGAATCAAGCTCTGACGAGTCAGAGTATGCTACTGCATCTGATAATTCTGAGCCTCAGGCTAAAGATAACCAGTATCTTGGTCTCCCTTCCGATGATTCAGAAGATGATGACTATGATCCTGATGCTCCTAACCCTGATAAGGTTAAAGAGGAAAATTCCAGTTCTGATTTTACTTCTGATTCTGAGGATCTAAAAGCTGCTTTGTTGGATGATGACCCTAATGGATCTAATGGAGTGCCCGAGTCTTCATCACTCAAAGGACGAAGAGGCCCGAAGAGAAAGAACTCTGAAGGTGGAGGAAAGAAGCAGGCCATAAACGAGTTGCATTCTTTGTTGGAGTCGGAACCTGGCGAAAGCGGAGCTGCTACTTCTGTTTCAGCAAAAAGGCATGTCGAGAGGTTAGACTACAAGAAGCTTCATGAT GAGACATATGGAGGTACTTCTTCTGATACGAGTGACGATGAGGACTGGACTGATACTTCGTCGCCAAAGAAGCGAAAACGAAATGGTGAGGATGAAAAGCAGCAAAAGGAAGAGATTAGTGTGAGCATAAATAAAACTCGTAGTAGGCGGAAGTCGGAAGATACAAGTACTCCTTCAGCAACTAAACCTAGTGCAAAAAATCAATCATCAAGTTCTAGAAGACTCGGGGAAGCTGTAAAGAAG AGACTATACGAAGCCTTCAACTTGAATCATTACCCCGATCGAGCTACCAAAGAGAGTCTTGCAGCGGAGCTAGGAATCACTTGTCTCCAG GTGGATAAATGGTTTGGGAATGCTCGCTGGTGTTTCAACCATCCTTCTGGAAGGAAAGCTAAAGTACCAGCTAAGGACGACAATAAGGATACCACCCACTTGCCTCAAGCTGTGATGAAGTCGAATGAGGAAATACTTTCGAATGGAACCCAAAAAGAGGGAAATCCTGGGGTGACCGCTTCTATTCCCGGCAGCAGCGAAAAAGAGGATGAGAgggaaaagaaattatcaGAACCAAGGGAAGAATTCAATAATAGAGAAGGATCAACTGTCGGgaacaaaaaatataaggCCAGTAAAGCTCCCATGGCCGTTGGGCAAGCCAGCGGAATTCAGACTAGGAGATCTGCCTCTTGA